From Alosa sapidissima isolate fAloSap1 chromosome 7, fAloSap1.pri, whole genome shotgun sequence, the proteins below share one genomic window:
- the LOC121713329 gene encoding uncharacterized protein LOC121713329, giving the protein MWHIWLFKVAVYCGYVVASAETDKRLEEKGQLHLQRLQQFASQPRYGECWSRALEKIHTRCREFTDETQNKIALAFTHCHLRRSDRPFPECPEGSEIRFCTRDMDPVAFNTYTEFFTHAHSICHYLQSERWQHRAENTIHRLTESSAGVAERLVSTQRMAEDLMKAQNAALRSQETILRNGEDLKTTLLSSTQGMRNIFEEMSSSVREQQVAFAEIFNRVAFLQSFIMSESHTLSCVLYNSLAFIAAFLLTSAQRISRARFVLFGLVALNVYLERWICKTVLDGDNPGYQQMEQIGYLVAILRRTMVLIGLLVLVYVAVRYRNVNRESLEILNQLKETHSNLQQALYKAECLSEAVGGQRHIWKDNVGSPAHSCKSSFQNTALTFMESPSLSESHEGWLHESIDRPGQASASHESRRSRRSSGSRVKQSSALVYSVMVEDKQQRYSLRSRKSLSTSNMTKEND; this is encoded by the exons ATGTGGCATATTTGGTTATTCAAAGTAGCAGTTTATTGTGGATATGTGGTTGCATCTGCGGAAACTGACAAACGTTTGGAGGAAAAGGGGCAACTTCATCTCCAGAGGCTGCAACAGTTTGCAAGTCAACCACGCTACGGTGAATGCTGGTCACGAGCCTTGGAGAAAATCCATACAAGATGTCGGGAATTTACGGATGAGactcaaaacaaaatagccttGGCTTTCACGCACTGTCACCTTAGAAG ATCAGACCGACCTTTTCCAGAATGTCCAGAGGGCAGTGAAATCCGCTTCTGCACCCGTGACATGGATCCTGTTGCTTTCAATACGTACACTGAATTTTTCACTCATGCCCATAGTATCTGCCACTACTTGCAAAGTGAGCGCTGGCAGCATCGTGCTGAGAATACAATTCACAG GCTGACCGAAAGTTCAGCAGGAGTGGCTGAGAGGTTGGTGTCCACACAACGCATGGCAGAGGACCTTATGAAGGCTCAGAATGCTGCCCTCAGGTCCCAGGAGACTATCCTACGCAACGGAGAAGACCTCAAGACCACATTACTCAGCTCCACTCAAG GAATGAGAAACATTTTTGAAGAGATGAGTTCTTCGGTGCGCGAACAGCAGGTGGCCTTTGCTGAAATCTTCAACCGAGTGGCCTTCTTGCAGAGCTTCATCATGTCTGAGTCGCACACTCTGAGCTGTGTGCTCTATAACAGTCTGGCGTTCATCGCTGCTTTCCTCCTCACATCTGCACAGCGCATTTCGAGAGCCAG GTTTGTCCTTTTTGGACTGGTGGCTCTAAATGTATACCTCGAAAGATGGATATGTAAGACTGTACTTGATGGTGACAATCCTGGATACCAACAGATG GAGCAAATCGGCTATTTAGTTGCTATCCTTAGAAGAACCATGGTTCTCATTGGACTGCTGGTTCTGGTGTATGTGGCTGTGCGCTACCGTAATGTAAACCGAGAAAGCTTGGAGATATTGAATCAGCTGAAGGAAACCCATTCAAATCTCCAGCAGGCCTTATATAAAGCAG AGTGTCTTTCAGAAGCAGTAGGTGGGCAAAGGCATATTTGGAAAGACAACGTGGGCAGTCCAGCCCATTCATGTAAGAGCTCTTTTCAAAATACTGCATTGACCTTCATGGAGAGCCCGTCCTTGTCTGAATCCCATGAAG GCTGGCTGCATGAAAGTATTGATCGGCCAGGTCAGGCCTCTGCCTCCCATGAGTCCAGACGGTCTCGGAGATCCTCTGGCTCACGTGTCAAACAATCATCTGCTCTGGTCTACAGTGTGATGGTGGAGGACAAACAG CAAAGGTATAGTCTACGCAGTCGAAAGTCCCTCTCCACTTCTAATATGACCAAAGAAAATGACTGA
- the fgd1 gene encoding FYVE, RhoGEF and PH domain-containing protein 1 isoform X1, producing the protein MQLNRPKSALISFTPPLLPSETPHSFSSQFKTMRFSYHISSGLPSPQPVLRRIGPSSSSPRLLTKSLSLEPGTGPCLGAHETPQRLCSDPGPLGPQHCNGTSENGAQDTPPMAPKTRPPLPGPKPQVPPKPPHLQQSARRPRPPDKPLPPPPPCRPLPADPRAPRSATPRAEGTSSPTCVHSLIEKFEREQIIVVPDITGGVMCIPRVPEQQSGSGASTPPVSDTPLPCPLPQDVLEMPLSSAEKEKEDKEEELDDNEEESEELGASCSEKRLSMESGYSASDKLLDAVEMRDLMASQSDVPSDRLSLPPQQTDGKLANRDSGIDSISSPSHSEELCFAGDDDRVGPEREIYPCSPLPTLPRLSSSSSCGYADGQGQEGGASSGGARDSEGDSDLEEGSGDESEINPMALQPLALPKTERQDSAELSIQQRVFNIANELLHTEKAYVARLHLLDQVFCAQLMEEARARGSFPCEVVMGIFSNICSIYCFHQQFLLPALEKRMEEWEQNPRIGDILQKLAPFLKMYGEYVKNFDRAMELVNTWMERSSQFKAIIHDIQKEERCGNLTLQHHMLEPVQRIPRYELLLKDYLHRLPEDADDFKDAQKSLELIATAAEHSNAAIRKMERMRKLLKVYELLGGEEDIVNPTNELIKEGHILKLSAKNGTSQDRYLILFNDRLLYCVPKLRLIGQKYGVRARIDVDGMELKETSSMNVPRTFLVSGKQRSLELQARTEEEKKDWIQAIQATIQRHEQTMETFRMLNCSFREEDYTPPNSPNCTELGKRAPTPIREKEVTLCMKCQEPFNSITKRRHHCKACGHVVCGKCSEFRARLLYDNNRANRVCVDCYTTLVGVPPSPASLISSTQRRRSILEKQASVAAENSILCSFLHHMEKGGGRGWQKAWFVIPENEPLVLYIYGAPQDVKAQRSIPLIGFEVSLPEPCDRLERRHAFKMSQSHLTVYFSADSEELQRRWMEVLSRAGRGEELQSHGPISEALEEEGEELAPVGEST; encoded by the exons ATGCAGCTGAATCGACCAAAGAGCGCTCTAATCAGCTTCACTCCACCGCTGTTGCCCTCAGAGACACCACATTCCTTTTCTAGTCAGTTCAAAACAATGCGGTTTTCATACCACATCAGCAGCGGCTTGCCGAGTCCTCAACCGGTCCTGCGAAGGATAG gCCCCTCTTCCTCTAGTCCTCGGCTCCTAACAAAGAGCCTTTCCCTGGAGCCTGGAACTGGTCCTTGCCTTGGGGCGCACGAGACCCCCCAACGTCTCTGCTCTGACCCCGGTCCTCTAGGGCCTCAGCACTGCAATGGCACCAGTGAGAACGGAGCACAAGACACGCCCCCCATGGCCCCAAAAACACGGCCGCCTTTGCCTGGTCCAAAACCACAAG TGCCCCCGAAGCCACCTCATCTACAGCAGAGTGCACGGCGCCCCCGGCCCCCAGACAAACCTCTGCCCCCACCACCGCCCTGCAGGCCACTCCCGGCGGACCCCCGCGCACCGCGGTCTGCAACCCCCCGGGCCGAGGGGACATCGTCCCCCACCTGTGTCCACTCCCTCATTGAGAAATTTGAGAG AGAGCAAATCATCGTTGTGCCAGATATCACAGGAGGGGTGATGTGTATCCCAAGAGTCCCTGAGCAGCAATCAGGAAGTGGTGCTAGTACCCCCCCAGTTTCAGACACCCCCCTGCCTTGCCCCCTCCCTCAGGACGTGCTGGAGATGCCACTGTCTTCCgctgagaaggagaaagaggacaaggaggaggaaCTGGACGACAACGAGGAGGAGAGCGAGGAGCTTGGCGCCTCTTGCTCGGAAAAACGCCTGTCTATGGAGTCAGGCTATAGTGCTTCCGACAAACTATTGGATGCAGTGGAGATGAGAGATCTGATGGCGAGCCAGTCAGATGTCCCGTCCGACCGGCTGTCCCTCCCCCCTCAGCAGACGGACGGGAAGCTGGCCAATAGGGACAGTGGCATCGACAGCATCAGCTCCCCATCTCACAGTGAGGAGTTGTGCTTCGCCGGCGACGATGACAGGGTTGGCCCTGAACGCGAGATCTATCCCTGCAGCCCTCTGCCGACTCTTCCtcgcctctcctcctcatcctcgtgCGGCTATGCAGATGGGCAGGGACAGGAAGGTGGGGCGTCCAGTGGAGGAGCGCGAGACTCGGAAGGAGACAGCGACCTtgaggaggggagtggagatGAAAGCGAGATCAATCCCATGGCCCTGCAGCCTCTCGCCCTTCCCAAAACAGAAAGGCAAGACTCCGCTGAG CTGTCGATTCAACAGAGGGTGTTCAACATCGCCAACGAGCTGCTGCACACAGAGAAGGCCTATGTGGCGCGGCTGCACCTCTTGGACCAGGTGTTCTGCGCCCAGCTGATGGAGGAGGCGCGGGCACGAGGCTCCTTCCCCTGCGAGGTGGTCATGGGAATCTTCTCCAACATCTGCTCCATCTACTGCTTCCACCAGCAGTTCCTGCTGCCAGCGCTGGAGAAACGCATGGAGGAGTG ggaGCAGAATCCTCGTATTGGGGACATCCTGCAGAAGCTTGCTCCCTTTCTGAAGATGTATGGGGAGTATGTGAAAAATTTCGACCGAGCCATGGAGCTGGTGAACACCTGGATGGAGCGCTCATCTCAGTTTAAAGCCATCATTCACGATATCCAG aaagAAGAGCGGTGTGGAAACCTGACCCTGCAGCACCACATGCTGGAGCCGGTGCAGAGGATCCCGCGCTACGAGCTCCTGCTCAAAGACTACCTGCACAGGCTCCCTGAGGACGCTGACGACTTCAAGGATGCACAAA AATCTCTGGAGCTGATCGCCACAGCTGCCGAGCACTCCAACGCAGCCATCAGGAAGATG GAGCGCATGCGAAAGCTGTTGAAGGTGTACGAGTTGCTCGGAGGAGAAGAGGATATCGTTAACCCTACTAATGAGCTCATTAAGGAGGGGCACATCCTCAAACTCTCGGCCAAAAATGGAACCTCACAGGATAGATACCTCATACTG TTCAATGACAGGTTACTGTACTGTGTTCCAAAGTTGCGACTCATAGGGCAGAAATATGGAGTCAGGGCCCGGATAGATGTAGACGGCATGGAG CTGAAAGAGACCAGCAGCATGAACGTCCCAAGGACATTCCTTGTGTCAGGGAAGCAGCGTTCGCTGGAGCTTCAGGCCAG GACTGAAGAGGAAAAGAAGGACTGGATTCAG GCTATACAGGCTACTATCCAGAGGCATGAACAGACTATGGAGACGTTCAGGATGCTGAATTGTTCCTTCCGCGAAGAGGACTACACTCCTCCCAACTCTCCT AACTGCACAGAACTAGGGAAGCGTGCCCCAACACCTATCCGAGAGAAGGAGGTGACTCTGTGTATGAAGTGTCAAGAGCCGTTCAACTCCATCACCAAGAGACGCCACCACTGCAAAGCCTGTGGCCAT GTGGTGTGCGGAAAATGCTCAGAGTTCCGTGCTCGCCTGTTGTATGACAACAACCGAgcaaaccgtgtgtgtgtggactgctaCACCACGCTTGTGGGAGTGCCTCCTTCTCCTGCCAGCTTGattagcagtacccagagacGTCGCTCCATCCTGGAG aAACAAGCCTCCGTGGCAGCAGAAAACAGCATCCTCTGCAGTTTCTTGCACCACATGGAGAAAGGAGGGGGGCGTGGCTGGCAAAAAGCCTGGTTTGTCATTCCAGAGAATGAACCTTTGGTGCTCTACATCTATGGTGCACCACAG GATGTGAAAGCCCAGCGCAGTATTCCTCTTATTGGGTTCGAAGTCTCCCTCCCAGAGCCATGTGACCGGCTGGAGCGCCGCCATGCCTTCAAGATGAGCCAGAGTCACCTGACGGTCTACTTCAGCGCCGACAGCGAGGAGCTGCAGCGACGCTGGATGGAGGTCCTATCACGAGCCGGCAGGGGGGAGGAACTACAGTCCCACGGGCCAATCTCAGAGGCcctggaggaagagggggaggagctaGCCCCTGTGGGAGAAAGCACATGA
- the fgd1 gene encoding FYVE, RhoGEF and PH domain-containing protein 1 isoform X2 yields MTGFVFCCAMYMDKTSVLRGPSSSSPRLLTKSLSLEPGTGPCLGAHETPQRLCSDPGPLGPQHCNGTSENGAQDTPPMAPKTRPPLPGPKPQVPPKPPHLQQSARRPRPPDKPLPPPPPCRPLPADPRAPRSATPRAEGTSSPTCVHSLIEKFEREQIIVVPDITGGVMCIPRVPEQQSGSGASTPPVSDTPLPCPLPQDVLEMPLSSAEKEKEDKEEELDDNEEESEELGASCSEKRLSMESGYSASDKLLDAVEMRDLMASQSDVPSDRLSLPPQQTDGKLANRDSGIDSISSPSHSEELCFAGDDDRVGPEREIYPCSPLPTLPRLSSSSSCGYADGQGQEGGASSGGARDSEGDSDLEEGSGDESEINPMALQPLALPKTERQDSAELSIQQRVFNIANELLHTEKAYVARLHLLDQVFCAQLMEEARARGSFPCEVVMGIFSNICSIYCFHQQFLLPALEKRMEEWEQNPRIGDILQKLAPFLKMYGEYVKNFDRAMELVNTWMERSSQFKAIIHDIQKEERCGNLTLQHHMLEPVQRIPRYELLLKDYLHRLPEDADDFKDAQKSLELIATAAEHSNAAIRKMERMRKLLKVYELLGGEEDIVNPTNELIKEGHILKLSAKNGTSQDRYLILFNDRLLYCVPKLRLIGQKYGVRARIDVDGMELKETSSMNVPRTFLVSGKQRSLELQARTEEEKKDWIQAIQATIQRHEQTMETFRMLNCSFREEDYTPPNSPNCTELGKRAPTPIREKEVTLCMKCQEPFNSITKRRHHCKACGHVVCGKCSEFRARLLYDNNRANRVCVDCYTTLVGVPPSPASLISSTQRRRSILEKQASVAAENSILCSFLHHMEKGGGRGWQKAWFVIPENEPLVLYIYGAPQDVKAQRSIPLIGFEVSLPEPCDRLERRHAFKMSQSHLTVYFSADSEELQRRWMEVLSRAGRGEELQSHGPISEALEEEGEELAPVGEST; encoded by the exons ATGACTGGTTTCGTGTTTTGCTGCGCTATGTACATGGATAAAACCAGTGTGCTCCGGG gCCCCTCTTCCTCTAGTCCTCGGCTCCTAACAAAGAGCCTTTCCCTGGAGCCTGGAACTGGTCCTTGCCTTGGGGCGCACGAGACCCCCCAACGTCTCTGCTCTGACCCCGGTCCTCTAGGGCCTCAGCACTGCAATGGCACCAGTGAGAACGGAGCACAAGACACGCCCCCCATGGCCCCAAAAACACGGCCGCCTTTGCCTGGTCCAAAACCACAAG TGCCCCCGAAGCCACCTCATCTACAGCAGAGTGCACGGCGCCCCCGGCCCCCAGACAAACCTCTGCCCCCACCACCGCCCTGCAGGCCACTCCCGGCGGACCCCCGCGCACCGCGGTCTGCAACCCCCCGGGCCGAGGGGACATCGTCCCCCACCTGTGTCCACTCCCTCATTGAGAAATTTGAGAG AGAGCAAATCATCGTTGTGCCAGATATCACAGGAGGGGTGATGTGTATCCCAAGAGTCCCTGAGCAGCAATCAGGAAGTGGTGCTAGTACCCCCCCAGTTTCAGACACCCCCCTGCCTTGCCCCCTCCCTCAGGACGTGCTGGAGATGCCACTGTCTTCCgctgagaaggagaaagaggacaaggaggaggaaCTGGACGACAACGAGGAGGAGAGCGAGGAGCTTGGCGCCTCTTGCTCGGAAAAACGCCTGTCTATGGAGTCAGGCTATAGTGCTTCCGACAAACTATTGGATGCAGTGGAGATGAGAGATCTGATGGCGAGCCAGTCAGATGTCCCGTCCGACCGGCTGTCCCTCCCCCCTCAGCAGACGGACGGGAAGCTGGCCAATAGGGACAGTGGCATCGACAGCATCAGCTCCCCATCTCACAGTGAGGAGTTGTGCTTCGCCGGCGACGATGACAGGGTTGGCCCTGAACGCGAGATCTATCCCTGCAGCCCTCTGCCGACTCTTCCtcgcctctcctcctcatcctcgtgCGGCTATGCAGATGGGCAGGGACAGGAAGGTGGGGCGTCCAGTGGAGGAGCGCGAGACTCGGAAGGAGACAGCGACCTtgaggaggggagtggagatGAAAGCGAGATCAATCCCATGGCCCTGCAGCCTCTCGCCCTTCCCAAAACAGAAAGGCAAGACTCCGCTGAG CTGTCGATTCAACAGAGGGTGTTCAACATCGCCAACGAGCTGCTGCACACAGAGAAGGCCTATGTGGCGCGGCTGCACCTCTTGGACCAGGTGTTCTGCGCCCAGCTGATGGAGGAGGCGCGGGCACGAGGCTCCTTCCCCTGCGAGGTGGTCATGGGAATCTTCTCCAACATCTGCTCCATCTACTGCTTCCACCAGCAGTTCCTGCTGCCAGCGCTGGAGAAACGCATGGAGGAGTG ggaGCAGAATCCTCGTATTGGGGACATCCTGCAGAAGCTTGCTCCCTTTCTGAAGATGTATGGGGAGTATGTGAAAAATTTCGACCGAGCCATGGAGCTGGTGAACACCTGGATGGAGCGCTCATCTCAGTTTAAAGCCATCATTCACGATATCCAG aaagAAGAGCGGTGTGGAAACCTGACCCTGCAGCACCACATGCTGGAGCCGGTGCAGAGGATCCCGCGCTACGAGCTCCTGCTCAAAGACTACCTGCACAGGCTCCCTGAGGACGCTGACGACTTCAAGGATGCACAAA AATCTCTGGAGCTGATCGCCACAGCTGCCGAGCACTCCAACGCAGCCATCAGGAAGATG GAGCGCATGCGAAAGCTGTTGAAGGTGTACGAGTTGCTCGGAGGAGAAGAGGATATCGTTAACCCTACTAATGAGCTCATTAAGGAGGGGCACATCCTCAAACTCTCGGCCAAAAATGGAACCTCACAGGATAGATACCTCATACTG TTCAATGACAGGTTACTGTACTGTGTTCCAAAGTTGCGACTCATAGGGCAGAAATATGGAGTCAGGGCCCGGATAGATGTAGACGGCATGGAG CTGAAAGAGACCAGCAGCATGAACGTCCCAAGGACATTCCTTGTGTCAGGGAAGCAGCGTTCGCTGGAGCTTCAGGCCAG GACTGAAGAGGAAAAGAAGGACTGGATTCAG GCTATACAGGCTACTATCCAGAGGCATGAACAGACTATGGAGACGTTCAGGATGCTGAATTGTTCCTTCCGCGAAGAGGACTACACTCCTCCCAACTCTCCT AACTGCACAGAACTAGGGAAGCGTGCCCCAACACCTATCCGAGAGAAGGAGGTGACTCTGTGTATGAAGTGTCAAGAGCCGTTCAACTCCATCACCAAGAGACGCCACCACTGCAAAGCCTGTGGCCAT GTGGTGTGCGGAAAATGCTCAGAGTTCCGTGCTCGCCTGTTGTATGACAACAACCGAgcaaaccgtgtgtgtgtggactgctaCACCACGCTTGTGGGAGTGCCTCCTTCTCCTGCCAGCTTGattagcagtacccagagacGTCGCTCCATCCTGGAG aAACAAGCCTCCGTGGCAGCAGAAAACAGCATCCTCTGCAGTTTCTTGCACCACATGGAGAAAGGAGGGGGGCGTGGCTGGCAAAAAGCCTGGTTTGTCATTCCAGAGAATGAACCTTTGGTGCTCTACATCTATGGTGCACCACAG GATGTGAAAGCCCAGCGCAGTATTCCTCTTATTGGGTTCGAAGTCTCCCTCCCAGAGCCATGTGACCGGCTGGAGCGCCGCCATGCCTTCAAGATGAGCCAGAGTCACCTGACGGTCTACTTCAGCGCCGACAGCGAGGAGCTGCAGCGACGCTGGATGGAGGTCCTATCACGAGCCGGCAGGGGGGAGGAACTACAGTCCCACGGGCCAATCTCAGAGGCcctggaggaagagggggaggagctaGCCCCTGTGGGAGAAAGCACATGA